Proteins from one Candidatus Uhrbacteria bacterium genomic window:
- a CDS encoding DUF2090 domain-containing protein — MNRIFILPFDHRSGFDHELLGFPYPPENTAQKKRVQHMKRVVYEGFLRVYKASPHKESLFLLVDEEFGTPILKDAKRRCIPFALTIEKSGQEEFDFAHGQTFGKHLLSWKPAYAKALVRYNVRDDNGRQLARLKRLSTFCRTHHIPFLFELLLTGTGSRISQMQRALREITRAGVQVDLWKVEGLGTPQEWRRVHALTGTADIVVLGRAGSTAEVRQWLKTAAKSGVVNGFAVGRTIFFPPLKRYRDKKISRAEAVTKIARAFQQYIDSFSAWL; from the coding sequence ATGAACCGCATTTTCATTCTCCCGTTCGATCATCGGTCAGGGTTCGACCACGAACTTCTTGGATTCCCCTATCCACCAGAGAATACCGCACAGAAAAAACGCGTGCAGCACATGAAGCGTGTCGTCTATGAGGGGTTTCTTCGCGTCTATAAAGCGTCTCCACACAAAGAATCATTGTTCCTTCTCGTCGATGAGGAGTTCGGCACGCCGATCCTCAAAGATGCAAAGCGGCGGTGCATCCCTTTTGCCCTTACGATCGAAAAAAGCGGGCAAGAAGAATTCGATTTCGCTCACGGACAAACATTTGGCAAACATCTTCTTTCTTGGAAACCGGCCTACGCGAAAGCTCTTGTGCGCTATAATGTTCGCGACGACAACGGGCGGCAGTTGGCGCGCCTCAAGCGACTCTCGACATTTTGCCGAACACATCACATTCCCTTTCTCTTCGAGCTTCTTCTTACAGGCACGGGTTCACGGATTTCTCAAATGCAGCGTGCGCTACGAGAGATCACGAGGGCGGGCGTGCAGGTAGACCTTTGGAAAGTGGAAGGGCTTGGGACACCACAAGAATGGCGCCGCGTGCACGCACTGACCGGTACGGCAGACATCGTCGTCTTGGGGCGAGCAGGAAGTACCGCGGAAGTCCGACAATGGCTCAAAACGGCAGCCAAAAGTGGCGTGGTAAACGGCTTCGCTGTCGGCCGCACTATTTTCTTCCCTCCCCTGAAGCGCTATCGTGATAAAAAGATTTCCCGTGCAGAAGCTGTTACTAAGATCGCGCGGGCGTTCCAGCAATATATTGACTCTTTTTCTGCATGGCTATGA
- a CDS encoding transketolase family protein translates to MIRPSAKLISDLFGKPEERATRVGYGEGLVEAGQMDERVVVLCCDLTESTKSDAFQRVFPDRFVEMGICEQAMAGVAAGMALAGKVPFISSYAAFSPGRNWEQIRTTIALGNTNVKIAGAHAGVSVGPDGATHQALEDIATMRVMPNMVVIVPCDAEEARKATVAAATHTGPVYLRFARAASPLFTTKKTPFHIGRAEVYREGNDIAIIAAGPILYEALKAARDLAKRNIEARVINCHTVKPLDEKTILKAAKECGAVVTCEEAQIAGGLGGAVAELLTATCPVPIERIGMRDCYGESGEPQELFVRFGLTARDIARAASRAAQRKHL, encoded by the coding sequence ATGATCCGCCCATCGGCAAAACTTATTTCGGATCTTTTTGGCAAGCCGGAGGAAAGGGCCACCCGTGTTGGATATGGCGAGGGGCTTGTGGAAGCGGGGCAAATGGACGAGCGTGTCGTTGTGCTCTGCTGTGACCTCACGGAGTCCACCAAAAGTGATGCATTCCAGAGAGTGTTTCCCGATCGATTCGTGGAAATGGGAATCTGCGAGCAGGCTATGGCAGGAGTCGCGGCGGGCATGGCTCTGGCAGGCAAAGTACCGTTTATCTCAAGCTACGCTGCCTTTTCCCCCGGACGGAATTGGGAACAAATCCGCACGACGATCGCCCTCGGAAATACGAATGTAAAGATTGCAGGAGCGCACGCAGGGGTCTCGGTAGGACCGGACGGCGCCACGCATCAGGCACTGGAAGACATCGCCACCATGCGTGTTATGCCAAACATGGTTGTGATTGTCCCTTGTGATGCAGAAGAGGCGCGTAAAGCAACCGTAGCGGCGGCCACGCACACGGGACCCGTGTATCTTCGGTTCGCCCGCGCCGCAAGTCCCCTGTTCACCACGAAAAAGACCCCCTTCCATATTGGTCGGGCAGAAGTGTACCGAGAGGGGAACGATATTGCCATCATCGCCGCCGGACCTATTCTCTATGAGGCCTTAAAGGCTGCGCGGGATCTGGCAAAAAGGAATATTGAAGCGCGCGTCATCAACTGCCACACCGTAAAGCCCCTCGATGAAAAAACAATCTTGAAGGCCGCAAAAGAGTGTGGCGCTGTTGTCACCTGTGAAGAAGCACAGATTGCTGGGGGTCTCGGCGGCGCAGTGGCGGAACTCCTGACGGCGACATGTCCCGTGCCTATCGAGCGCATCGGGATGCGCGATTGCTATGGGGAGTCAGGAGAACCGCAAGAACTCTTTGTTCGGTTCGGCCTCACGGCCCGCGATATTGCCCGCGCCGCCTCGCGCGCCGCACAGCGGAAACACCTATGA
- a CDS encoding transketolase, with amino-acid sequence MPSPLHDRKIKELEVRANDMRQDLIKMLLRAKSGHSAGPLGMADIFAALYFHVLSHRPKQPAWKDRDRLILSNGHICPIRYVAMSHAGYFPKKELATLRQLGTRLQGHPERERLPGAETTSGPLGEGIAQAAGMAYAARMDGASWHTYCVMGDGELEEGICWESFLFIGKYALSNLTVIVDRNNIQIDGFTEDVSRLEPLRDKFEAFNFHVMEIDGHNVEEFVDACDEAKSVYKKPSVIIAHTIPGKGVDFMEGKPEWHGKPPNAAEARQALGELRTLGGKISSEHE; translated from the coding sequence ATGCCCTCTCCTTTGCACGACCGCAAAATCAAAGAGTTGGAGGTCCGCGCCAATGACATGCGCCAGGACCTCATCAAGATGCTTCTGCGCGCAAAGTCCGGGCACTCGGCCGGCCCGCTTGGCATGGCGGACATTTTCGCGGCGCTGTATTTTCACGTGTTAAGCCACCGCCCCAAGCAACCTGCATGGAAGGACCGCGACCGACTTATCCTCTCAAACGGCCATATTTGTCCTATCCGCTATGTTGCAATGAGCCACGCAGGATATTTTCCAAAGAAAGAACTCGCCACCCTCCGACAACTCGGCACACGGCTGCAAGGACACCCCGAACGTGAGAGGCTCCCCGGCGCGGAGACAACTTCGGGACCGCTTGGAGAAGGCATCGCGCAAGCAGCCGGCATGGCCTACGCGGCCCGCATGGACGGCGCTTCCTGGCATACATACTGCGTGATGGGAGACGGCGAGCTTGAGGAAGGGATTTGCTGGGAGTCGTTTCTTTTCATTGGAAAATACGCCCTCTCTAACCTCACAGTGATCGTGGACCGCAACAACATTCAGATTGATGGGTTCACAGAGGACGTGTCGCGCCTCGAACCGTTACGGGACAAATTTGAAGCGTTCAATTTTCATGTTATGGAAATAGACGGACATAATGTGGAGGAGTTCGTGGACGCATGTGACGAGGCAAAGTCCGTATACAAAAAGCCGAGTGTGATTATTGCCCACACGATTCCAGGAAAGGGCGTAGATTTTATGGAGGGGAAGCCCGAGTGGCATGGGAAACCGCCGAATGCGGCCGAGGCGCGCCAAGCTCTTGGAGAACTGCGCACGCTTGGAGGGAAAATATCATCCGAGCACGAGTAG
- a CDS encoding cupredoxin domain-containing protein, whose amino-acid sequence MTISMKSLLVRVFAFFASISLLLPAVPVRAASTISLSQLQSGMLIRGTSRSAVYYYGADGFRYVFVNDKTYFTWYNNFNDVNWLTDADLGTIQIGGNVTYRPGSRMIKIDTDPKVYAIGRGGSLHWVSTEAVAIALFGSTWNKQIDDVPDGFFSNYTRSSDVTDSSQYNTASVKASVPDINTDKDLKAPVVMNISAGGYTPILATIQAGRTVRFTNLDTVNHTVTSDDLSWGSGTMSAGIVFSRTFKTPGTYTFFDSYHPQFTGTIIVQ is encoded by the coding sequence ATGACTATCTCTATGAAATCTCTCCTCGTGCGCGTATTCGCGTTCTTTGCGAGTATCTCGTTGCTCCTCCCTGCCGTCCCGGTGCGCGCCGCTTCTACGATTAGCCTAAGCCAACTTCAATCGGGCATGCTCATTCGCGGCACATCTCGTTCTGCCGTCTATTACTACGGGGCAGATGGTTTCCGTTACGTGTTCGTAAATGATAAGACGTACTTTACCTGGTACAACAACTTCAACGACGTGAACTGGCTCACGGATGCCGATCTCGGCACTATTCAGATCGGCGGAAACGTCACGTACCGTCCGGGCAGCCGTATGATCAAGATTGATACGGACCCGAAAGTCTACGCCATCGGCCGGGGAGGTTCCTTACACTGGGTCTCTACCGAAGCCGTTGCGATTGCTTTGTTTGGAAGCACCTGGAATAAGCAGATTGATGACGTGCCGGATGGCTTCTTCTCGAACTACACGCGCAGCAGTGATGTCACAGACTCTTCCCAATACAACACGGCGAGCGTAAAGGCGTCGGTCCCGGACATCAATACGGATAAAGACTTGAAAGCGCCCGTTGTCATGAACATTAGTGCAGGCGGTTACACTCCTATCCTTGCGACTATCCAGGCAGGCCGGACCGTTCGCTTCACCAATTTGGACACGGTCAATCACACCGTGACATCCGACGACCTTTCCTGGGGATCGGGAACCATGAGTGCGGGAATCGTCTTCTCAAGGACATTCAAGACCCCGGGAACGTACACATTCTTTGACAGCTACCATCCGCAATTTACGGGAACGATTATTGTCCAATAG
- a CDS encoding RpiB/LacA/LacB family sugar-phosphate isomerase → MEQTRIYLGADHAGWELKEAIKEHLATEHYEVVDLGNAHLVPDDDYPDFARPTALRAATDAGSKGIVICGSGQGSCMAANKVAGVRAGIGYTKDAARIMREDNDANVLCLAGRVLSKEEAIAIVTMFLQTPFSNAPRHARRIAKMV, encoded by the coding sequence ATGGAACAAACGCGAATCTACCTCGGGGCCGACCATGCGGGTTGGGAGTTAAAAGAGGCCATAAAAGAACACCTTGCGACGGAGCATTATGAGGTCGTGGATCTCGGCAACGCTCACCTTGTTCCCGACGACGATTATCCCGATTTTGCCCGGCCGACCGCCCTGCGCGCCGCCACGGACGCAGGGAGTAAAGGCATCGTGATTTGCGGGAGCGGGCAAGGGTCATGCATGGCTGCCAATAAAGTAGCCGGTGTGCGCGCTGGCATTGGCTACACAAAAGACGCGGCACGGATCATGCGTGAAGACAACGACGCGAATGTCTTGTGTCTCGCCGGCCGCGTTCTCTCCAAAGAGGAGGCCATCGCCATTGTCACAATGTTTTTGCAAACTCCCTTCTCCAACGCCCCGCGACATGCGCGCCGCATCGCCAAAATGGTATGA
- a CDS encoding peptidoglycan bridge formation glycyltransferase FemA/FemB family protein codes for MRVRPVSDAGQWETFVLAHAPTSGAFFYERENRVEFLDGERLVGVAVVEKQHTPMGSYLFVPRGPLLADGVSYQEALLALWEFFPEALFIRFEPTKDGDYSWATRTVDVNPKETLVLDLTKSEDDLLAAMHPKTRYNIRLAQRKGAVVRALVSSEFDVAWKVFEETARRDHFRLHAKAHYQHFLETLSAKLIGVFSEGQLLAAHLMVDAYGTRTYLHGASSSLHREVMAPYLLHWQEIKEAKDAGLTCYDFWGVSNTKPAWAGITRFKRGFSGKEISYPGTFDYYRSPWSYKAYTFLRALRRFL; via the coding sequence ATGCGTGTCCGTCCTGTTTCAGATGCCGGTCAGTGGGAAACCTTTGTTCTGGCGCACGCCCCCACAAGCGGTGCGTTTTTCTACGAGAGAGAAAATCGCGTTGAGTTCCTTGACGGAGAACGGCTCGTGGGAGTTGCCGTTGTCGAGAAACAACATACGCCGATGGGTTCCTATCTTTTTGTGCCGCGAGGCCCTCTTCTTGCCGATGGCGTTTCGTATCAAGAAGCGCTTCTTGCTCTTTGGGAGTTTTTTCCGGAGGCTCTCTTTATTCGTTTTGAACCGACGAAGGATGGAGACTACTCGTGGGCAACACGAACCGTGGATGTGAACCCAAAGGAGACGCTCGTTCTTGATCTTACAAAATCGGAAGACGATCTTCTTGCCGCCATGCACCCAAAGACGCGCTACAACATCCGGCTTGCACAGCGCAAGGGTGCCGTTGTGCGCGCTCTCGTGTCTTCGGAGTTTGACGTGGCGTGGAAAGTTTTTGAAGAAACAGCTCGACGCGATCATTTCCGCCTTCACGCAAAGGCACATTACCAACATTTTCTGGAAACACTTTCTGCAAAGCTGATCGGGGTCTTCTCTGAGGGCCAACTATTGGCGGCGCACCTCATGGTGGACGCGTATGGTACGCGCACATATCTTCACGGTGCCTCTTCTTCTCTCCATCGCGAGGTAATGGCGCCGTATCTTTTGCATTGGCAAGAGATCAAAGAGGCGAAAGACGCTGGATTAACCTGCTACGATTTTTGGGGCGTCTCAAACACAAAACCCGCCTGGGCGGGCATCACACGTTTCAAGCGCGGCTTTTCTGGTAAAGAAATTTCGTATCCGGGGACGTTTGATTATTACAGGTCCCCTTGGTCCTATAAGGCGTATACTTTTTTGCGTGCACTGCGCCGTTTTTTATAA
- a CDS encoding carbohydrate kinase family protein: MTDILTIGDTKMDVFIDLGKKARIACDIDRPRCMLSMKFGEKIPVDSAVSMVAGSAVNVAIGGRRLGLKTAAMSVTGDDGTAMLAKELLRRERVETTFLKKEDGTKSSFSAVLNFEGESTILAVHEPHTYILPRRLGCRFVFVSELGISYEPLFRELARRAKKGEFRLGVNPGAVQLEKLHPSLYTLLRAADVLVVNAAEAQRLALHETDHVPSLLHKLQSLGPRTVLVTDGARGAYGVSNGEILFAPAARAKRVETTGAGDAFTSGFLAGYLRGLGLAKSMTYGIFNSASVVEHVGPQAGLLSRARLSKRITASPSYTPTSV; this comes from the coding sequence ATGACAGACATTCTCACCATCGGAGACACAAAAATGGACGTGTTTATTGATCTGGGGAAGAAGGCACGCATCGCCTGTGACATTGACCGCCCGCGCTGCATGCTCTCCATGAAATTCGGCGAGAAAATCCCCGTGGATTCGGCAGTAAGCATGGTTGCAGGAAGCGCAGTCAATGTTGCCATCGGTGGGCGACGGCTCGGTCTGAAAACAGCCGCGATGAGCGTAACGGGAGACGACGGAACCGCAATGCTTGCAAAAGAACTCCTCCGCCGTGAACGCGTAGAGACAACGTTCCTCAAAAAGGAGGACGGAACAAAAAGCAGCTTCTCCGCTGTTCTTAACTTTGAAGGTGAAAGCACCATCCTTGCCGTCCACGAACCACACACCTATATTCTTCCGCGGCGCCTCGGGTGTCGCTTTGTTTTCGTAAGCGAGCTTGGAATCTCCTACGAGCCACTTTTCCGCGAACTTGCAAGACGCGCAAAGAAGGGGGAGTTCCGTCTCGGAGTGAATCCGGGAGCTGTCCAGCTTGAAAAACTCCACCCTTCGCTTTATACACTCCTCCGCGCTGCTGATGTTCTTGTCGTAAACGCCGCGGAGGCTCAACGTCTTGCCCTTCACGAGACAGACCATGTGCCCTCTCTTCTCCATAAACTTCAGTCTCTGGGGCCGCGAACGGTTTTGGTAACTGACGGAGCGCGCGGTGCTTATGGTGTCTCAAATGGAGAAATCCTTTTTGCCCCCGCCGCACGAGCGAAGCGCGTGGAGACAACGGGGGCGGGCGACGCCTTCACAAGCGGGTTTTTGGCTGGTTATTTGCGCGGTCTTGGACTTGCAAAGAGTATGACCTATGGCATTTTCAACTCTGCCTCTGTTGTGGAACATGTCGGTCCGCAGGCAGGGCTTTTATCACGGGCCCGCTTGTCCAAACGCATCACCGCTTCTCCTTCCTACACTCCCACATCCGTATGA
- a CDS encoding isoleucine--tRNA ligase translates to MDQKRPFPEMEEEVLKFWEKQEIFKKTLEKNAPHGEFVFYDGPPFATGLPHYGHILASTIKDVIPRYKTMQGYHVRRVWGWDCHGLPIENIVEGQMEISGKKQIEEKGVEQFNRTCRECVLKYATEWGRTVRRIGRWVDFEHAYKTMDTPYMESVWWGVKQIWEKGLLYEGRKVLLYCPRCETPISNFEVAMDNSYKDVTEESVYVKFKVKDPASHGLPKNTYLLAWTTTPWTLPGNVALAVGKDIEYAVAVQSREHLIFAKTFSNLVPGTEILSKTVLGTDLDGVEYEPLFEVPALAATGRKSHYVTTADFVTTDEGTGIVHTAVVYGEDDYKLGLDRDLPVVPLLDAQGHFNEEAPELIRGQYFKKAEKVIKDDLAARGLLFKKEQNTHSYPHCWRCSTPLFYNAIPAWFINIQKIKQRMLELNEDIHWYPEHLKHGRFLHGLENAPDWNISRNRYWATPIPIWKCEKDVLHMTCIGSVEELRTKAKNFDAVYGSGVRLENLDLHKPFIDEVVLSCDCGGEMRRIPEVIDCWVESASMPFAELHAPFENNELFKQRYPAQFVAEYIAQTRAWFYVSYVMSTILFDRAPFENVVTTGTILNEKGEKLSKSKKNYTDPDIILDKFGADALRFYLMSSVVMKADNLFFSDREVDEVVKKVLNLFWNCAQFYKQYQVQHSVLSKTTPSVVYVLDRWILARLDELAAVLTVALDAYDTPLSCRLIREFIDDLSTWYVRRSRERFKSDNKADKQAAMGTLRHVLLELSKLLAPFTPFIAEKLYRDLGGEKESVHLEDWPTVSSDGVSRVEVLQGMHLVRNIVTIALERRAAAKIPVRQPLAKLTVTSAGELSDELLEIIADEVNVKEVKQEPGNGQLAAELDTTLTPELISEGIAREVIRRVNDMRKQKGLTVAEQIVLSILPDPNAQILPHALSTHREMILKATHADALEVREVEGMETFDVGEALRIGLEVS, encoded by the coding sequence ATGGATCAAAAACGGCCATTTCCCGAGATGGAAGAAGAAGTTCTCAAGTTTTGGGAGAAACAAGAAATCTTCAAAAAGACGCTTGAAAAGAATGCTCCGCACGGGGAGTTTGTCTTTTACGATGGACCGCCATTTGCAACCGGCCTTCCTCACTACGGGCACATTCTCGCCTCGACGATCAAAGACGTTATTCCGCGTTACAAAACCATGCAAGGCTATCATGTCCGTCGCGTGTGGGGATGGGATTGCCACGGCCTTCCCATTGAAAATATCGTTGAGGGGCAGATGGAGATTTCCGGCAAGAAGCAGATCGAAGAAAAAGGCGTGGAGCAATTTAATCGCACATGCCGTGAGTGCGTGTTGAAGTATGCAACCGAATGGGGGCGCACCGTACGACGAATCGGTCGATGGGTGGATTTCGAGCATGCGTACAAGACCATGGATACTCCCTATATGGAGTCGGTGTGGTGGGGAGTAAAACAGATTTGGGAGAAAGGGTTGTTGTACGAAGGACGCAAAGTGCTTCTCTATTGTCCGCGTTGCGAAACGCCAATTTCGAATTTTGAAGTTGCGATGGATAACAGTTACAAAGATGTTACGGAAGAGTCGGTGTATGTGAAGTTTAAGGTGAAGGACCCGGCGTCACACGGCCTGCCGAAGAATACGTATCTTTTGGCATGGACGACGACGCCGTGGACGCTGCCTGGAAATGTGGCGCTCGCGGTGGGGAAGGATATTGAATATGCTGTCGCTGTGCAGTCCAGGGAACATCTCATTTTTGCAAAAACATTCAGCAATTTGGTGCCAGGTACCGAAATACTCAGTAAAACGGTGCTAGGCACCGATTTGGATGGGGTTGAATACGAGCCGCTTTTTGAGGTTCCAGCGCTTGCGGCGACGGGGAGGAAATCTCACTACGTGACAACGGCGGATTTTGTGACAACCGACGAGGGTACAGGCATCGTACACACGGCCGTAGTTTACGGTGAAGACGACTACAAACTTGGACTCGATCGCGACTTGCCCGTTGTGCCGCTATTGGATGCACAGGGACATTTTAATGAAGAAGCGCCGGAGCTTATTCGTGGGCAGTATTTCAAAAAAGCAGAAAAGGTGATCAAAGATGATCTTGCTGCGCGCGGGCTGCTCTTCAAAAAAGAGCAGAACACACATAGCTATCCGCACTGCTGGCGTTGCTCTACCCCACTTTTTTACAACGCGATTCCGGCGTGGTTTATCAATATCCAAAAAATCAAACAGCGAATGCTCGAGTTGAACGAGGACATCCACTGGTATCCTGAACACTTGAAGCATGGGCGGTTTTTGCATGGACTCGAGAACGCGCCGGACTGGAACATCTCACGTAACCGTTATTGGGCCACGCCGATTCCGATTTGGAAATGTGAAAAGGACGTGTTACATATGACGTGCATCGGTTCGGTTGAGGAACTTCGAACAAAAGCGAAAAACTTCGACGCGGTGTATGGATCGGGGGTGAGACTTGAGAATCTTGATCTGCACAAACCTTTCATCGACGAGGTCGTTCTTTCATGCGACTGCGGCGGGGAGATGAGGCGCATCCCCGAGGTGATTGATTGTTGGGTGGAGTCTGCTTCCATGCCGTTTGCGGAGCTTCACGCGCCGTTTGAGAACAACGAACTGTTCAAACAACGTTACCCCGCGCAATTCGTAGCGGAATACATTGCGCAAACGCGCGCGTGGTTCTATGTGTCGTATGTCATGAGCACGATCCTCTTTGACCGTGCGCCGTTTGAAAATGTCGTGACGACCGGTACGATTCTGAACGAAAAAGGTGAGAAACTCTCAAAGTCCAAAAAGAACTACACCGACCCCGACATCATCTTGGACAAGTTCGGCGCGGATGCGTTACGGTTTTACCTCATGAGTTCGGTCGTCATGAAAGCGGACAACCTCTTTTTCTCCGATCGCGAAGTGGATGAGGTGGTAAAGAAGGTTTTGAATCTCTTTTGGAACTGCGCGCAGTTTTATAAGCAGTACCAGGTACAACACTCGGTGTTGTCAAAAACGACACCGAGTGTTGTATATGTGCTTGACCGGTGGATTTTGGCGCGGCTTGATGAGCTCGCCGCGGTTCTCACGGTTGCTCTCGATGCCTACGACACGCCTCTTTCGTGCCGGCTCATCCGGGAGTTTATCGACGATCTCTCGACCTGGTACGTTCGTCGCTCGCGTGAGCGGTTCAAGAGTGACAACAAAGCCGACAAACAGGCGGCGATGGGGACGCTTCGTCATGTGCTCCTCGAACTCTCCAAACTCCTGGCACCATTTACCCCGTTCATTGCCGAGAAGCTGTATCGAGATTTGGGTGGGGAGAAGGAGAGCGTGCATTTAGAGGACTGGCCAACAGTCTCGAGTGATGGCGTATCTCGTGTGGAGGTACTCCAGGGGATGCATCTTGTCCGAAACATTGTCACAATTGCGCTTGAGCGTCGTGCTGCGGCGAAAATCCCCGTCCGCCAGCCGTTGGCGAAGCTTACTGTAACGTCTGCGGGCGAATTATCAGATGAACTTCTTGAGATCATTGCGGACGAAGTGAACGTGAAAGAAGTGAAACAGGAACCCGGCAACGGGCAACTGGCAGCCGAGCTCGACACCACTCTCACGCCCGAGCTCATCTCTGAAGGCATAGCGCGCGAAGTGATCCGGCGGGTGAATGATATGCGCAAACAAAAGGGGCTCACGGTAGCCGAGCAGATCGTTTTGTCTATTTTGCCAGATCCCAACGCCCAGATTCTTCCGCATGCGTTATCCACGCACAGAGAAATGATCCTCAAGGCCACACACGCAGATGCTCTCGAGGTGCGTGAAGTCGAAGGAATGGAGACCTTTGATGTTGGGGAGGCACTTCGGATCGGTCTTGAGGTATCATAA
- the ruvA gene encoding Holliday junction branch migration protein RuvA yields MIGRLRGTVVHRGGDYVLFEVGAVAYRLEIPAVSVAQFGGEMTLYTHEVVRDDAHELFAFLTLEALELFWKLIGISGVGPRSAQKIVFADHVGVVRAHIMKGNIAFLTHIHGVGTKTAQKIILELKGVLMDAPAGPVVDVDALDALLGLGYKRADAVRALEGLSGSAEEQVRAALKQLARQ; encoded by the coding sequence ATGATCGGACGTCTGCGGGGAACCGTTGTGCATCGAGGAGGGGATTATGTGTTGTTTGAGGTTGGCGCGGTAGCGTATCGGTTGGAAATACCTGCGGTTTCCGTGGCGCAGTTTGGCGGAGAGATGACCCTCTACACGCACGAAGTCGTGCGCGATGATGCGCATGAACTTTTTGCGTTTCTGACGCTTGAGGCTCTCGAGCTTTTTTGGAAGTTGATCGGCATCAGTGGAGTGGGGCCGAGGAGCGCGCAAAAGATCGTTTTTGCTGACCATGTGGGCGTGGTGCGTGCGCATATTATGAAAGGCAACATTGCGTTCCTCACCCACATTCATGGTGTCGGCACAAAGACAGCGCAGAAAATCATCTTGGAGTTGAAGGGGGTGCTTATGGACGCGCCTGCGGGGCCGGTGGTAGATGTGGACGCACTCGATGCTTTACTTGGACTTGGGTACAAGCGTGCAGATGCGGTACGGGCGCTCGAGGGGCTTTCCGGTTCGGCCGAGGAACAGGTACGCGCAGCGCTCAAACAGCTTGCGCGTCAGTAA